One Kitasatospora sp. MAP12-44 DNA segment encodes these proteins:
- a CDS encoding ATP-binding domain-containing protein encodes MSQTHDSVDSADSADAVGDAPAAAGTGTGGEGEGRRTAEVAALAEAIRTIVRSEAGDAAAAAAPAAAPDEARAEALRAVSEVLAAGGAPAEAVPGLAAAALAAYGEGAADALREDPWGLLVLPGVRPEQADGFARALLGSAAGPGDTRRGQALAAWLLEQAALRGHSALEAGELQSGLEKLGLPDPAQALQDVVLDGRVMPFQEELTGPAALAAAAAAGGGEDEDGEPPMRMLLALERLALAEDSAADGLVRIMSTFEPAPTPTQAEAEDGDGDGDGDGEVDGPAVATAEAWEAAAVAAPSSSATALIRAAAEHPLVLHTGGEASRGELAALLAAAQGLGLRAWAASWTEHGRDALAALLPSPEESPEASSEASPAASSEAGEAGEAPAPSATLGELLSGARSPGRAEDGSLALDLLIVQDAPLLDLELAATLVEALADGTRLVLSGDPNQLWSAGPGRLFADLLAAKPCPVVASRTPDLGPIGELVSGIGVGELQTVEAPDKEVVILTARDGAEAVHRAVQLLTDSIPRALGIPAEQVVLLTPGHGGTAGTRALNAAAKARINPGPGRFGGFDPGDRVVHSPAPGVNRPGTVLGGDAAGLRLAFASGEELTVSPAQAAQLRHGWALTVHQAVGRRWPGAVVVLPEDAAAALTRQWVYTAFGRAERHLSVVHAAGPALAQAVAERSAQPRTTRLRAILAEHAEQAAY; translated from the coding sequence GTGAGCCAGACGCACGACTCCGTTGATTCCGCTGACTCCGCTGACGCTGTTGGGGACGCACCCGCTGCTGCCGGTACCGGCACGGGCGGCGAGGGGGAGGGTCGGCGGACGGCCGAGGTCGCCGCGCTGGCCGAGGCGATCCGCACCATCGTCCGGAGCGAGGCCGGGGACGCCGCCGCTGCGGCTGCCCCCGCCGCCGCGCCGGACGAGGCCCGGGCCGAGGCGCTGCGCGCCGTGAGCGAGGTGCTGGCCGCCGGTGGGGCGCCGGCGGAGGCCGTCCCCGGGCTCGCCGCGGCCGCGCTGGCCGCGTACGGCGAGGGCGCGGCCGACGCGCTGCGCGAGGACCCGTGGGGTCTGCTCGTGCTGCCCGGCGTCCGCCCCGAGCAGGCCGACGGGTTCGCCCGCGCGCTGCTCGGCTCCGCGGCCGGCCCCGGCGACACCCGCCGCGGCCAGGCGCTGGCCGCCTGGCTGCTAGAGCAGGCGGCGCTGCGCGGCCACTCCGCGCTGGAGGCCGGCGAGTTGCAGAGCGGGCTGGAGAAGCTCGGCCTGCCGGATCCCGCGCAGGCGCTGCAGGACGTGGTGCTGGACGGCCGGGTGATGCCCTTCCAGGAGGAGCTGACCGGTCCCGCCGCGCTCGCTGCTGCTGCCGCTGCGGGTGGCGGGGAGGACGAGGACGGCGAGCCGCCGATGCGGATGCTGCTCGCGCTGGAGCGCCTCGCGCTCGCCGAGGACAGCGCAGCGGACGGCCTGGTACGGATCATGTCCACCTTCGAGCCGGCTCCGACTCCGACTCAGGCTGAGGCTGAGGATGGGGATGGGGATGGGGATGGGGATGGGGAGGTGGACGGGCCTGCCGTGGCCACCGCCGAGGCGTGGGAGGCCGCCGCGGTGGCCGCGCCGTCCTCCTCGGCCACCGCGCTGATCCGCGCCGCCGCCGAGCACCCGCTCGTCCTGCACACCGGCGGTGAGGCCTCGCGCGGCGAGCTGGCCGCGCTGCTCGCCGCCGCCCAGGGGCTCGGCCTGCGGGCCTGGGCCGCCTCCTGGACCGAGCACGGCCGCGACGCGCTCGCCGCGCTGCTGCCGTCACCCGAGGAGTCGCCTGAGGCGTCCTCCGAGGCGTCGCCTGCGGCGTCGTCCGAGGCGGGCGAGGCTGGCGAGGCGCCCGCGCCGTCGGCCACGCTCGGCGAGCTGCTCTCCGGTGCCCGCAGCCCCGGGCGGGCCGAGGACGGCTCGCTCGCCCTGGACCTGCTCATCGTCCAGGACGCCCCGCTGCTCGACCTGGAGTTGGCCGCCACCCTGGTCGAGGCGCTCGCCGACGGCACCCGGCTGGTGCTCAGCGGCGACCCCAACCAGCTCTGGTCGGCCGGCCCCGGGCGGCTCTTCGCCGACCTGCTGGCCGCCAAGCCCTGCCCCGTCGTCGCCTCCCGAACCCCTGACCTCGGCCCGATCGGCGAGCTGGTCTCCGGCATCGGCGTCGGCGAGCTGCAGACCGTCGAGGCGCCGGACAAGGAGGTGGTGATCCTCACCGCGCGCGACGGCGCCGAGGCGGTCCACCGCGCCGTCCAGCTGCTGACCGACTCGATCCCGCGAGCCCTGGGCATCCCCGCCGAGCAGGTGGTGCTGCTGACCCCCGGGCACGGCGGTACGGCCGGCACGCGCGCGCTCAACGCCGCCGCCAAGGCCCGGATCAACCCCGGCCCCGGACGCTTCGGCGGCTTCGACCCCGGTGACCGGGTGGTGCACTCCCCCGCCCCCGGCGTGAACCGCCCCGGCACGGTGCTGGGCGGCGACGCGGCCGGCCTGCGGCTGGCGTTCGCGAGCGGCGAGGAGCTGACGGTGAGCCCCGCGCAGGCCGCGCAGCTGCGCCACGGCTGGGCCCTGACGGTCCATCAGGCGGTCGGCCGGCGTTGGCCGGGCGCGGTGGTGGTGCTGCCCGAGGACGCGGCCGCCGCACTGACCAGGCAGTGGGTCTACACCGCGTTCGGGCGGGCCGAGCGGCACCTGTCCGTGGTGCACGCCGCCGGACCGGCGCTGGCGCAGGCCGTCGCCGAGCGGTCGGCCCAGCCGCGGACCACCCGGTTGCGGGCGATCCTGGCCGAGCACGCCGAACAGGCGGCGTACTGA
- a CDS encoding histidine phosphatase family protein, with protein MPTLLLVRHGRSTANTAGILAGWTPGVDLDDTGRSQAAALVDRLTGIPLAQVVSSPLERCRQTLAPLVEARPDLGEPTLDDRFGECHYGEWTGRPLSELAQEPLWRTVQDHASAAAFPGGESLRALSHRTVAAAREWDEKIAAEHGPEAVWAVCTHGDVVKAVVADALGLHLDHFQRINVEPCSVTAIRYTPQRPFVLRMGDTGDLGSLRPRPAHASGGAPSGDAVVGGDTGTA; from the coding sequence ATGCCCACGCTGCTGCTGGTACGCCACGGACGGTCCACCGCCAACACCGCCGGGATCCTCGCCGGCTGGACGCCGGGAGTGGACCTCGACGACACCGGCCGGTCCCAGGCGGCCGCGCTGGTGGACCGGCTGACGGGCATTCCGCTGGCGCAGGTGGTCAGCAGCCCGCTGGAGCGCTGCCGGCAGACCCTGGCGCCGCTGGTCGAGGCCCGTCCGGACCTCGGCGAGCCGACCCTGGACGACCGGTTCGGCGAGTGCCACTACGGGGAGTGGACCGGGCGTCCACTCTCCGAACTGGCGCAGGAGCCGCTCTGGCGCACCGTCCAGGACCACGCCTCCGCGGCCGCCTTCCCCGGCGGGGAGTCGCTGCGCGCGCTGAGCCACCGGACGGTGGCGGCGGCCCGTGAGTGGGACGAGAAGATCGCCGCCGAGCACGGCCCGGAGGCGGTCTGGGCCGTGTGCACGCACGGTGACGTGGTCAAGGCCGTGGTGGCCGACGCGCTCGGGCTGCATCTGGACCACTTCCAGCGGATCAACGTCGAGCCCTGCTCGGTGACCGCGATCCGCTACACCCCGCAGCGGCCCTTCGTGCTGCGGATGGGCGACACCGGCGACCTCGGGTCACTGCGCCCGCGCCCGGCCCACGCGTCCGGCGGCGCTCCGTCCGGTGACGCGGTGGTCGGCGGCGACACCGGGACGGCCTGA
- a CDS encoding DUF5703 family protein: MQPKLVRQSEYEYQSLRMPRGTTRNAARQLLTEHAEYGHWELDRLRLLPDGSRTVLLRRRIIRQTRSW, encoded by the coding sequence ATCCAACCGAAGCTGGTCCGGCAGTCCGAGTACGAGTACCAGTCGCTGCGGATGCCGCGCGGCACGACAAGGAACGCGGCACGCCAGCTGCTCACCGAGCACGCCGAGTACGGGCACTGGGAGCTGGACAGGCTGCGACTCCTCCCGGACGGCAGTCGGACTGTCCTCCTGCGTCGGCGGATCATCCGGCAGACCCGGAGCTGGTGA
- a CDS encoding slipin family protein: protein MVIVDAVLGALAGLAGASAVVVGLSLRVVQQFQRGVVFRFGKVREEIRQPGLVLLMPIADHIQRVNMQIVTMPIPAQEGITRDNVTVRVDAVVYFRVEDPVRAAVAVQDYQFAISQVAQTSLRSIIGKSELDDLLANREPINQGLELMLDSPALGWGVRIDRVEIKDVALPESMKRSMARQAEADRERRARIITADGEFQASARLSEAAAIMSATPAALQLRLLQTVVEVAAEKNSTLVLPFPVELLRFLDSATKVNLAKPAPSTEQGAPAPPEVASANGTAPAVEGPATAEALQDALHAAMRAVAEADAEVAADLEVLEADDPSAKG, encoded by the coding sequence ATGGTGATCGTGGATGCGGTGCTGGGAGCGCTGGCCGGACTGGCCGGTGCCTCCGCGGTCGTGGTGGGCTTGAGCCTGCGGGTGGTGCAGCAGTTCCAGCGCGGCGTGGTCTTCCGGTTCGGCAAGGTGCGCGAGGAGATCCGCCAGCCCGGTCTGGTGCTGCTGATGCCGATCGCCGACCACATCCAGCGGGTGAACATGCAGATCGTCACGATGCCCATCCCCGCCCAGGAGGGCATCACCCGGGACAACGTGACCGTCCGGGTGGACGCGGTGGTCTACTTCCGGGTGGAGGACCCGGTCCGGGCCGCCGTGGCGGTGCAGGACTACCAGTTCGCCATCTCGCAGGTCGCGCAGACCTCACTGCGCTCGATCATCGGCAAGAGCGAGCTGGACGACCTGCTGGCCAACCGCGAACCGATCAACCAGGGCCTGGAGTTGATGCTGGACAGCCCGGCGCTCGGCTGGGGCGTGCGGATCGACCGGGTGGAGATCAAGGACGTCGCGCTGCCCGAGTCGATGAAGCGCTCGATGGCCCGGCAGGCCGAGGCCGACCGCGAGCGGCGCGCCCGGATCATCACCGCGGACGGCGAGTTCCAGGCGTCGGCCCGCCTCTCGGAGGCCGCCGCGATCATGAGCGCCACTCCGGCGGCGCTGCAACTGCGGCTGCTGCAGACTGTGGTGGAGGTCGCCGCCGAGAAGAACTCGACGCTGGTGCTGCCCTTCCCGGTCGAGCTGCTGCGCTTCCTGGACAGCGCGACCAAGGTCAACCTCGCGAAGCCGGCGCCGTCCACCGAGCAGGGCGCACCGGCGCCCCCGGAGGTGGCATCGGCGAACGGCACCGCCCCCGCCGTCGAAGGCCCGGCGACCGCCGAAGCGCTGCAGGACGCGCTGCACGCGGCGATGCGGGCGGTGGCCGAGGCGGACGCGGAGGTGGCGGCGGACCTGGAGGTCCTGGAGGCGGACGACCCGTCGGCCAAGGGCTAA
- a CDS encoding PAC2 family protein, giving the protein MIELEDVPELIDPVMVCAFEGWNDAGDAASAAVGHLDETWGGKVFAALDAEDYYDFQVNRPTVWLDGGVRRITWPTTRLSVVRVTEPKTRDLVIVRGIEPSMRWRSYCNELLGFAHELGVELVVILGALLGDTPHSRPVPVSGVTSDADLARTLDLEESRYEGPTGIVGVLQEACAHAGVPAVTLWAAVPHYVAQPPNPKATLALLNKLEDLLDLRIPPGDLPEDSRAWQLGVDQLAAEDTEVAEYVQQLEEAQDTAELPEASGDAIAREFERYLRRRENQGPTGEKPVSGRALAERSPEASEAAEPTDPTEAVEAVDTAEPVEPGDGTAAREAGEERGED; this is encoded by the coding sequence GTGATCGAGCTGGAAGATGTTCCCGAGTTGATCGACCCGGTCATGGTCTGCGCCTTCGAGGGCTGGAACGACGCGGGCGACGCCGCCTCGGCAGCGGTCGGACATCTGGACGAGACCTGGGGCGGCAAGGTCTTCGCCGCCCTGGATGCGGAGGACTACTACGACTTCCAGGTCAACCGCCCCACGGTCTGGCTGGACGGCGGGGTCCGCCGGATCACCTGGCCGACCACCCGGCTGTCCGTGGTCCGGGTGACCGAGCCGAAGACCCGGGACCTGGTGATCGTCCGCGGCATCGAGCCCAGCATGCGCTGGCGTTCGTATTGCAACGAGCTGCTGGGCTTCGCCCACGAGCTGGGCGTCGAGCTGGTGGTGATCCTGGGCGCGCTGCTCGGCGACACCCCGCACAGCCGTCCGGTCCCGGTCAGCGGGGTCACCTCCGACGCCGACCTGGCCCGCACGCTCGACCTGGAGGAGAGCCGCTACGAGGGCCCGACCGGCATCGTCGGGGTGCTCCAGGAGGCCTGCGCGCACGCCGGCGTGCCCGCGGTGACGCTCTGGGCCGCGGTGCCGCACTACGTGGCGCAGCCGCCCAACCCCAAGGCCACCCTCGCGCTGCTGAACAAGCTGGAGGACCTGCTCGACCTGCGGATCCCCCCGGGCGACCTGCCCGAGGACTCCCGCGCCTGGCAGCTGGGCGTGGACCAACTGGCCGCCGAGGACACCGAGGTGGCCGAGTACGTGCAGCAGCTGGAGGAGGCCCAGGACACCGCCGAGCTCCCGGAGGCGAGCGGCGATGCGATCGCACGCGAGTTCGAACGCTACCTGCGGCGCCGCGAGAACCAGGGGCCGACCGGCGAGAAGCCGGTGAGCGGGCGGGCCCTGGCCGAGCGCTCGCCCGAGGCGAGCGAGGCCGCCGAGCCCACCGATCCCACCGAGGCGGTGGAGGCGGTGGACACCGCGGAGCCGGTCGAGCCCGGCGACGGGACGGCCGCCCGCGAGGCGGGCGAGGAGCGCGGCGAGGACTGA
- a CDS encoding LLM class F420-dependent oxidoreductase, producing MRLGINLGYWGLGMDADNIAVAQEADRLGYSVCWAAEAYGSDAATVLSFVAAKTERIDVGSAIFQIPARTPAMTAMTAATLDTLSEGRFRLGLGVSGPQVSEGWYGVKFDKPLARTREYVEIIRKAMSRERLVHEGPNWTLPLPGGPGKPIKLTVHPVREHIPLYIAAIGPKNLELTGEIADGWLGIFFAPEHAALSLDQLAAGRAKAGLTLDGFDICPTVTISVGEDVKAAADAHRSYAALYIGGMGSKDKNFYNQLTRRMGYEQAADEVQQRYLAKDYAGAAAAVPHELIDATSLLGTKERIADRMQAFADAGVTTLTLAPAGFTLDERIAALRTAVEAVELAGLA from the coding sequence ATGCGACTCGGCATCAACCTCGGCTACTGGGGACTCGGCATGGATGCCGACAACATCGCGGTCGCCCAGGAGGCCGACCGGCTCGGCTACTCGGTCTGCTGGGCCGCCGAGGCGTACGGCTCCGACGCGGCGACCGTGCTGAGCTTCGTGGCGGCGAAGACCGAGCGGATCGACGTCGGCTCGGCGATCTTCCAGATCCCGGCCCGCACCCCGGCGATGACCGCGATGACCGCCGCCACCCTGGACACCCTCTCCGAGGGCCGCTTCCGGCTGGGCCTGGGCGTCTCGGGTCCGCAGGTCTCCGAGGGCTGGTACGGCGTCAAGTTCGACAAGCCGCTCGCCCGCACCCGCGAGTACGTCGAGATCATCCGCAAGGCGATGTCGCGCGAGCGCCTGGTGCACGAGGGCCCCAACTGGACGCTGCCGCTGCCGGGCGGCCCGGGCAAGCCGATCAAGCTGACCGTGCACCCGGTGCGTGAGCACATCCCGCTGTACATCGCCGCGATCGGCCCGAAGAACCTGGAGCTCACCGGCGAGATCGCCGACGGCTGGCTCGGCATCTTCTTCGCCCCCGAGCACGCCGCCCTCTCGCTCGACCAGCTGGCCGCCGGGCGTGCCAAGGCCGGCCTGACGCTGGACGGCTTCGACATCTGCCCGACCGTCACCATCTCGGTCGGCGAGGACGTCAAGGCCGCCGCCGACGCCCACCGCTCCTACGCCGCGCTATACATCGGCGGGATGGGCAGCAAGGACAAGAACTTCTACAACCAGCTGACCCGCCGGATGGGCTACGAGCAGGCCGCTGACGAGGTCCAGCAGCGCTACCTCGCCAAGGACTACGCGGGCGCCGCGGCCGCCGTGCCGCACGAGCTGATCGACGCCACCTCGCTGCTCGGCACCAAGGAGCGGATCGCCGACCGGATGCAGGCCTTCGCGGACGCGGGCGTCACCACGCTCACGCTGGCCCCGGCCGGCTTCACGCTGGACGAGCGGATCGCCGCGCTGCGTACGGCGGTCGAGGCCGTCGAGCTGGCCGGGCTGGCCTGA
- a CDS encoding DUF3090 domain-containing protein, giving the protein MPRQVYFYDQPERFVAGTVGQPGARAFFLQASARGRITSVLLEKTQVAALAERVEEVLDEALRRSGGDAPIPAVAPVELIDTAPLDLPLEQEFRVGTMALAWDSTASCLVVEAQAVLEGEEDDPEAEVAFEDENGPDMLRVRLSGAMARVFAKRALDLVAAGRKPCPFCNLPLDPEGHLCPRANGYRR; this is encoded by the coding sequence GTGCCCCGTCAGGTCTACTTCTACGACCAGCCCGAGCGGTTCGTGGCCGGTACCGTCGGCCAGCCCGGCGCCCGGGCGTTCTTCCTGCAGGCCAGCGCACGCGGCCGGATCACCAGCGTGCTGCTGGAGAAGACGCAGGTCGCGGCGCTCGCCGAGCGGGTCGAGGAGGTGCTGGACGAAGCGCTGCGGCGCAGCGGCGGCGACGCCCCGATCCCGGCCGTCGCCCCGGTCGAGCTGATCGACACCGCGCCGCTGGACCTGCCGCTGGAGCAGGAGTTCCGGGTCGGCACCATGGCGCTGGCCTGGGACAGCACCGCGAGCTGCCTGGTGGTCGAGGCGCAGGCGGTGCTGGAGGGCGAGGAGGACGACCCGGAGGCCGAGGTCGCCTTCGAGGACGAGAACGGCCCGGACATGCTCCGGGTGCGGCTCAGCGGGGCGATGGCCCGGGTCTTCGCCAAGCGGGCGCTGGACCTGGTGGCGGCCGGCCGCAAGCCCTGCCCGTTCTGCAACCTGCCGCTGGACCCGGAAGGGCACCTGTGTCCGCGCGCGAACGGCTACCGGCGCTGA
- a CDS encoding SCO1664 family protein, which translates to MSGEADAPEAQMSEAQMSEAQTPEAADPDIPDADPALAAALAADVPAALNLLRAGELTVHGQLTDASNAALYCSVALDGVSALCVYKPVAGERPLWDFPDGTLAGREVASYELAAATGWGLIPPTVLREGPYGSGMVQIWVEPDPQAPALLALQDPAGPEQGWLPIVRAEVGGGRTALLVHLDDQRLRRLAVVDAVLNNADRKGGHLLSAADGRIYGIDHGVTFAVPGKLRTLLWGWAEQPLAEEAAEMLHRLSGDLDGALGERLRPHLTAAELTATRERVAALLRTGRHPAPSDEWPSIPWPPV; encoded by the coding sequence GTGAGCGGCGAAGCCGACGCGCCCGAGGCCCAGATGTCCGAGGCCCAGATGTCCGAGGCTCAGACGCCCGAGGCGGCGGACCCCGACATACCCGACGCCGACCCCGCGCTCGCGGCCGCGCTGGCCGCCGACGTCCCCGCCGCGCTGAACCTGCTGCGCGCGGGCGAGCTCACCGTGCACGGGCAGCTGACCGACGCCTCCAACGCGGCGCTCTACTGCTCGGTCGCGCTGGACGGCGTCAGCGCGCTCTGCGTCTACAAGCCGGTCGCGGGTGAGCGCCCGCTCTGGGACTTCCCGGACGGCACCCTGGCCGGCCGCGAGGTGGCCTCGTACGAGCTGGCCGCGGCGACCGGCTGGGGCTTGATCCCGCCCACCGTGCTGCGTGAGGGGCCGTACGGCAGCGGGATGGTGCAGATCTGGGTCGAGCCGGACCCGCAGGCGCCGGCGCTGCTCGCCCTGCAGGACCCGGCCGGCCCCGAGCAGGGCTGGCTGCCGATCGTCCGGGCCGAGGTCGGCGGCGGCCGTACGGCGCTGCTGGTGCACCTGGACGACCAGCGGCTGCGCCGGCTCGCCGTCGTCGACGCGGTGCTGAACAACGCCGACCGCAAGGGCGGCCACCTGCTTTCGGCCGCCGACGGGCGGATCTACGGCATCGACCACGGCGTGACCTTCGCCGTCCCGGGCAAACTGCGCACACTGCTCTGGGGCTGGGCCGAGCAGCCGCTGGCCGAGGAGGCGGCCGAGATGCTGCACCGGCTGTCCGGCGATCTCGACGGTGCGCTGGGGGAGCGTCTGCGGCCGCATCTGACGGCGGCTGAGCTGACGGCCACCCGGGAACGGGTCGCGGCGCTGCTGCGCACCGGGCGCCACCCGGCGCCGTCCGACGAGTGGCCCTCGATCCCCTGGCCACCGGTCTAG
- a CDS encoding aldo/keto reductase, translated as MEKRHLGRTGLRVSRLGLGTMTWGRDTDEQEAAEQLKEFADAGGTLVDTADIYADGGAEYLISRLTDNLIPRSELVIATKAGSVPDSDRRFDTSRGQLLTALDASLRRLGTDYVDLWQVHAFDPGTPTEETLHALDLAVCSGRARYAGVSNFSGWQLAKAATWQRCGAGRVPLASTQMEYSLLQRGIEREVLPAALDGGLGLLASSPLGRGVLTGKYRHGVPPDSRGASPYLSGFVQPYLGERSRRIVDAVATAADGLASSPLAVALSWVRDRPGVASAIVGARTAAQLRSSLSVEALTLPDEIRGALDDISAPVRRYPDQDWNEL; from the coding sequence GTGGAGAAGCGTCATCTCGGCCGCACCGGCCTACGGGTCTCCCGGCTCGGCCTGGGCACCATGACCTGGGGCCGGGACACCGACGAGCAGGAAGCCGCCGAGCAGCTCAAGGAGTTCGCCGACGCCGGCGGCACCCTGGTGGACACCGCCGACATCTACGCGGACGGCGGTGCCGAGTACCTCATCTCGCGCCTGACGGACAACCTGATCCCACGCTCCGAACTGGTGATCGCCACCAAGGCCGGCAGCGTCCCGGACAGCGACCGCCGGTTCGACACCTCACGCGGCCAGCTGCTGACCGCCCTGGACGCCTCGCTGCGCCGACTCGGCACGGACTACGTGGACCTGTGGCAGGTGCACGCCTTCGACCCCGGCACCCCCACCGAGGAGACCCTGCACGCGCTGGACCTGGCGGTCTGCTCGGGCCGCGCGCGCTACGCCGGGGTGTCCAACTTCAGCGGCTGGCAGCTCGCCAAGGCCGCCACCTGGCAGCGCTGCGGGGCGGGCCGGGTACCGCTGGCGTCCACCCAGATGGAGTACTCGCTGCTCCAGCGGGGCATCGAGCGCGAGGTGCTGCCGGCCGCGCTGGACGGCGGGCTCGGGCTGCTGGCCTCCTCACCGCTGGGCCGCGGGGTGCTGACCGGCAAGTACCGGCACGGGGTGCCGCCGGACTCGCGGGGCGCCTCGCCGTACCTGTCCGGCTTCGTCCAGCCGTACCTGGGCGAGCGCTCGCGGCGGATCGTGGACGCGGTGGCGACCGCGGCGGACGGCCTGGCGAGCAGCCCGCTGGCGGTCGCGCTCTCCTGGGTGCGCGACCGGCCCGGCGTGGCGAGCGCGATCGTGGGCGCCCGGACCGCCGCTCAGCTGCGGTCATCACTGTCGGTGGAGGCGCTTACGCTTCCGGATGAGATCCGCGGTGCGCTCGACGACATCTCGGCGCCGGTGCGTCGCTACCCCGATCAGGACTGGAACGAATTGTGA